A single Cannabis sativa cultivar Pink pepper isolate KNU-18-1 chromosome 7, ASM2916894v1, whole genome shotgun sequence DNA region contains:
- the LOC115697226 gene encoding L10-interacting MYB domain-containing protein-like, with protein MKVDGYKEFRHIEDHASWLESIESYCIGLLYEEAKKKLQTTTLDKKRWLKIENCIFNKFGKRYKIDKLKSKFNRLRKAHQEYSHLLLHTGMRWEPKTCTVTATDEVWDAYLKKYPNAKRYRKKGLPHYDMLGEIFNNTTATGGMSYASTQPPPTSVEECQQERHFIGIGAHIDVDVWY; from the exons ATGAAAGTGG ATGGATACAAAGAATTCAGACACATTGAGGATCATGCTTCTTGGCTCGAGTCTATTGAATCATATTGTATTGGCCTTTTGTATGAAGaggccaaaaaaaaattacaaacaacAACCTTGGACAAAAAAAGATGGCTAAAGATAGAGAATTGCATATTTAACAAATTTGGAAAGAGGTATAAAATAGATAAATTGAAATCAAAATTCAATCGATTGAGAAAGGCACATCAAGAATATTCTCATCTTTTGCTACATACTGGAATGAGATGGGAACCTAAAACTTGTACTGTTACAGCAACTGATGAAGTTTGGGATGCTTATCTAAAG AAATATCCAAATGCAAAGAGATATCGAAAAAAGGGATTGCCACATTATGATATGCTTGGAGAAATATTTAATAACACAACAGCCACTGGTGGGATGAGTTACGCCTCCACTCAACCTCCGCCTACTTCAGTTGAGGAATGCCAGCAAGAGCGTCACTTTATTGGTATTGGAGCACATATTGATGTTGATGTTTGGTATTGA